The following coding sequences lie in one Arachis hypogaea cultivar Tifrunner chromosome 9, arahy.Tifrunner.gnm2.J5K5, whole genome shotgun sequence genomic window:
- the LOC112711817 gene encoding probable membrane-associated kinase regulator 1 — protein sequence MGRRSNNRPNPSSHSCTLPPSPTHSFSSSSSSSSSDFEFTISISPRKSSTLLCPADELFYKGQLLPLHLSPRISMVRTLLLSSSSSAAAPRHSTASTTSTSSSFTYDCDSSRPSSVTDDENNFVNRHNTTINNAFHCDKKTAINNNNNNNKYFSFSRFSSVFRKNRVETHESVSVSVSEPSRSVKKMGSTAKEVIRKYLNKVKKPLLFSHKHKDHQQTTQVSSSSSKKVAKRSAMETQNAPPPPPPPSSSFSCLKKETTEINKSALVSSSWHSSFSGNLNYPRRKSIYVSSCPSSMRSSPTHSGVLSTAGGFSYADTSTTEELQNAIQGAIAHCKNSLAQNKDYGAVCFRI from the exons ATGGGGAGAAGAAGTAATAATAGACCAAACCCTTCTTCACACTCATGCACTCTTCCACCATCTCCAAcccattccttttcttcttcttcttcttcttcatcttcagatTTCGAGTTCACAATCTCAATCTCACCTCGAAAATCCTCCACTCTTCTCTGCCCCGCCGATGAGCTCTTCTACAAAGGCCAGCTCCTCCCTCTTCATCTCTCCCCTCGCATCTCCATGGTCCGCACTCTCctcctctcttcctcctcctccgccGCCGCGCCACGTCACTCCACCGCCAGCACCACCTCCACCTCTTCCTCCTTCACCTACGACTGCGATTCCTCCCGCCCCAGCTCTGTCACCGACGACGAAAACAACTTCGTCAACCGCCATAACACCACCATCAACAATGCCTTCCACTGCGACAAGAAAACCGCcatcaataacaacaacaacaacaacaagtaCTTCTCGTTCTCTAGATTCTCCTCTGTTTTCCGCAAAAACCGCGTCGAAACTCATGAGAGCGTCTCTGTTTCCGTTTCTGAACCCTCAAGGTCGGTGAAGAAAATGGGAAGCACCGCCAAGGAGGTTATAAGAAAGTATCTGAACAAAGTGAAGAAGCCATTGTTGTTCTCTCACAAACATAAGGATCACCAGCAAACAACGCAAGTCTCATCGTCGTCTTCGAAAAAAGTAGCAAAGAGATCCGCCATGGAAACACAGAatgctcctcctcctcctcctcctccttcatcATCATTTTCCTGCTTGAAGAAGGAAACGACGGAGATCAACAAAAGCGCACTGGTTTCTTCTTCGTGGCATTCTTCCTTCTCGGGAAACTTGAACTACCCTCGACGAAAGAGCATCTACGTTTCAAGCTGCCCTTCGTCCATGAGGTCCTCTCCGACACACTCCGGTGTTCTCTCCACCGCCGGAGGGTTCTCTTACGCTGACACTTCGACAACGGAAGAGTTGCAGAACGCAATCCAAGGAGCCATCGCTCATTGCAAGAACTCGTTGGCTCAGAACAAAGACTATG GTGCAGTTTGTTTCAGGATCTGA
- the LOC112711818 gene encoding probable LRR receptor-like serine/threonine-protein kinase At1g67720 — MRLLYPLLLLPLLFTLSFSQTFPKGYSLNCGALSGTKIDGREWISDSAYISTGTPKNVTPSVLHPTLATVRSFNYQVKKHCYSVPVYRGAKYLLRSTFFYGAVNGPDHPSPPVFDQIVDGTLWTVVNTTVDYANGNSTLYEGMFLAQGKNMSFCIGSNNYTDSDPFISALEFLIVGGSLYNTTDFTKFGLSLVARSSFGYSGSPIRYPDDQFDRIWEPYAQGNSTKANTDNVSVSGFWNLPPLKIFETHIGSDQLESLELRWPPASLPSSKYYVALYFADDAAGSRIFNISVNDITYFRDLNAISSGVVVFANQWPLSGPTTVTLTPTANSSLGPLINAGEVFEVLSLGERTLTRDVIALERIKKSLRNPPLDWNGDPCMPQQYAWTGITCSTGPRIRVVTLNLTSMELSGSLSPFVANMTALTNIWLGNNSLSGHIPDLGSLTLLETLHLEDNQFDGEIPSSLGNISTLHEIFLQNNNLTGQVPSNLIGKPGLNLRTSGNNFLSPASAPAPAP, encoded by the exons ATGCGCCTCCTCTACCCCCTCCTCCTCTTACCTCTCCTCTTCACCCTTTCCTTCTCTCAAACATTCCCCAAAGGTTACTCCCTTAACTGCGGCGCGCTCTCGGGGACCAAAATCGATGGCCGTGAATGGATTTCCGATTCGGCTTATATCTCAACGGGCACACCAAAGAACGTAACGCCCTCTGTTTTGCATCCCACTCTTGCAACCGTCAGGTCCTTCAATTATCAGGTGAAGAAGCACTGCTACAGTGTTCCCGTGTATCGCGGTGCAAAGTACTTGCTACGGTCTACGTTCTTCTACGGCGCTGTGAACGGTCCCGATCACCCTTCCCCTCCGGTCTTTGACCAGATCGTTGACGGAACACTTTGGACCGTGGTCAACACCACCGTTGACTATGCCAATGGAAACTCTACGCTCTACGAAGGGATGTTCTTGGCTCAGGGCAAGAACATGAGCTTCTGTATTGGGTCCAATAATTACACGGATTCTGATCCCTTCATATCTGCTTTGGAGTTTCTGATTGTTGGAGGTTCTCTTTATAACACCACGGATTTCACCAAATTTGGACTTAGCTTGGTTGCAAGGAGCAGTTTTGGATATTCAGGATCACCAATTCG ATATCCTGATGATCAGTTCGACCGGATATGGGAGCCTTATGCGCAGGGTAACTCTACCAAAGCAAACACTGACAATGTTTCTGTTTCTGGATTTTGGAACCTTCCTCCTCTTAAAATATTTGAGACACACATAGGATCTGATCAGTTGGAATCATTGGAACTGAGATGGCCTCCGGCATCACTTCCGAGCTCCAAATACTATGTCGCCCTATACTTTGCTGATGACGCTGCAGGATCAAGAATCTTTAACATAAGTGTGAATGATATAACATATTTCCGTGACTTGAATGCCATTTCATCAGGTGTTGTTGTCTTTGCCAACCAGTGGCCTCTTTCTGGTCCTACAACTGTAACTTTGACCCCTACTGCTAATTCATCCTTGGGCCCCTTAATCAACGCTGGCGAAGTTTTTGAGGTGCTGTCTCTCGGGGAAAGAACTTTAACTCGAGACG TTATTGCTTTGGAAAGGATAAAAAAGAGCCTCCGAAATCCTCCACTTGATTGGAATGGTGATCCTTGTATGCCTCAGCAGTACGCGTGGACTGGCATCACATGTTCCACGGGTCCCCGCATTCGAGTAGTGACTTT AAATTTGACAAGTATGGAGCTTTCAGGATCTTTGTCTCCTTTTGTTGCCAATATGACAGCTCTGACTAATAT CTGGCTTGGAAATAACAGTTTGTCAGGGCACATTCCTGACCTAGGTTCACTAACACTGTTAGAAACATT GCACTTGGAAGACAATCAATTCGACGGAGAGATTCCTTCATCCCTAGGGAACATCAGCACTTTGCATGAAAT ATTTCTGCAAAACAATAATTTGACAGGTCAAGTTCCATCAAACCTTATTGGAAAACCAGGGCTGAACCTCAG AACGTCTGGAAATAACTTCTTATCACCTGCATCAGCACCAGCACCAGCACCTTGA
- the LOC112711819 gene encoding uncharacterized protein, giving the protein MVSLESVPRSIDAPSSPRISFSAEFLDENNFISISPNPEYERDNEEKKEGAAERGGAKNSNNNNNAADFEFLSNNVSNNNNTVLTADELFFEGKLLPFWQMQHLEKLSKINLKAKEGEEEEDDDEDEELEEEVVVVNNNNNSSNNKEESSRVNWFVDDDPSPRPPKCTVLWKELLRLKKQRASSSLSPSSSSSSSSSSASSLGDVAAKEGKEQGSSRNNNNNNHKEQHVKRIKKGLERTRSATIRIRPMINVPICTQVKSSALPPLFPLKKGRLER; this is encoded by the coding sequence ATGGTATCTCTTGAGTCTGTTCCCAGATCCATTGATGCACCTTCAAGCCCCAGAATATCTTTCTCTGCTGAGTTCTTAGATGAGAACAACTTCATCTCCATAAGTCCAAACCCTGAGTATGAAAGAGAtaatgaagagaagaaggaaggtgCTGCAGAGAGAGGAGGAGCAaagaatagtaataataataataatgctgcaGATTTTGAGTTCCTCTCAAACAATGtgagtaacaacaacaacacagtGTTAACTGCTGATGAGCTTTTCTTTGAAGGGAAGCTTCTTCCCTTTTGGCAGATGCAGCATCTTGAGAAGCTAAGCAAGATCAACCTCAAAGccaaagagggagaagaagaagaagatgatgatgaagatgaagagtTAGAAGAGGAAGTTGTAGTagtgaacaacaacaacaacagtagCAATAACAAGGAAGAGAGTAGTAGAGTGAACTGGTTTGTGGATGATGATCCATCTCCAAGGCCACCAAAGTGCACTGTTCTTTGGAAAGAGTTGCTGAGGTTGAAGAAGCAACGTGCTTCTTCTTCCTTGTCaccttcatcttcttcctcatcttcatcatcttctgcaAGCTCACTTGGTGATGTAGCagcaaaagaaggaaaagaacaaGGATCATCAaggaacaataacaataataatcataAGGAGCAGCATGTAAAGAGGATCAAGAAAGGGTTAGAGAGAACAAGGTCAGCTACTATTAGAATTAGACCAATGATTAATGTTCCAATTTGCACCCAGGTCAAAAGCAGTGCCTTGCCACCTCTTTTTCCACTCAAGAAAGGAAGATTAGagaggtaa